One stretch of Enoplosus armatus isolate fEnoArm2 chromosome 1, fEnoArm2.hap1, whole genome shotgun sequence DNA includes these proteins:
- the cdkl5 gene encoding cyclin-dependent kinase-like 5 — protein sequence MHEVKTGAYGVVLKCRHKDTNELVAIKKFKDSEENEEVKETTLRELKMLRTLKQDNIVELKEAFRRRGKLYLVFEYVERNMLELLEELPNGAPPDKVRSYIYQLIKAINWCHKNEIVHRDIKPENLLISSEDVLKLCDFGFARNLSEGTDANYTEYVATRWYRSPELLLGAPYGKAVDMWSVGCILGELSDGQPLFPGESEIDQLFTIQKVLGPLPAEQMKLFYNNPRFHGIRFPSVSHPQTLERRYQGILSGLMLDLMKNLLLLNPTERYLTEQSLNHPAFQPLRQAERERPPPASPNPPRSSKRKTHHHGENTVPTRSHTKSTSRRSNSKECSSLPRHGDLHHLSNKSFLNGNKPPPTSLSPTLHPKSQYMSQTLNRSASSNKDLANNNLPHLLSPKEAKGKTEFDFSLGASPKLADHGAKYGHSKPNSSRSQQQQQQQQQQQQVGRHTFLEGKTNTLQSGAEKQHGRHAHSMADSAHGSMSSSSKSSASYLSLSKSHSALSDAKSVGNLSDGRLHPDDQNANATAGVGPGARFFPASCLDLNAPSGPPGPPGSPSARHSDRSGHSPASRSSGNVRMESSTLDSSSRHKSRHKSLAPEEAGAPELLDPGGAGMPSTHTLPSPHESYHYGLGYTSPFSSQQRPQRHSMYVRRERHRPHGVEGGMAGLPAPGQAIPTRASSLQLLSPQLQHRTTLTGHSVSSSREDCTDDMTRSEQSPKDMSHPCAPIKDSARDNTAAFHTQRSKNEVGMYHDPHGEDGGSSKENRMIFTESMPRRVGSFYRVPSPRPDNSSSFHDGQGRGPVVPVVPGDPVAMANHSKRQTAFDWTTAEAMVMNPPEPTKEKEKQGFFRAIKKKKKKTQITDMEDGRNPSIKKSLFPLFSSKNSLKHNSAVKVLPVVASPMVPGNGQEHLSLQRSSKSSSHHGSRRKNRERSRDRDRERDNDWPPDKPVDSHSQSQPLKSLRRLLHLSPSSSNQGQPPPPPPDLRFQAPLPNPPQSSSKAGYSEGRGHVDSRGHPGVSSSAQAKSRKASYPLPGQIESSWHVSALQRAEGAQFTPEQLGIKPGQNGPTFTRASRTRMPNLNDLKETAL from the exons ATGCATGAGGTGAAAACAG GAGCATATGGAGTGGTGCTTAAGTGCAGGCATAAG GACACCAATGAGCTGGTGGCCATTAAGAAGTTCAAAGACAGCGAAG AAAATGAGGAGGTCAAGGAGACGACTCTTCGGGAGCTGAAGATGCTTCGGACGCTGAAGCAGGACAACATCGTCGAGCTGAAGGAGGCCTTTCGCAGGAGAGGGAAACTCTACCTTGTCTTTGAATATGTTGAGAGG AACATGCTGGAGCTCTTAGAGGAACTGCCCAACGGTGCACCGCCCGATAAAGTCCGCAGCTACATCTACCAGCTCATCAAAGCCATCAACTGGTGTCACAAGAATGAAATAGTACACAGAG ATATCAAGCCAGAGAACCTCCTCATCAGCTCTGAGGATGTTCTCAAACTCTGTGACTTTG GTTTTGCTCGTAACCTGTCTGAAGGAACAGATGCCAACTACACTGAGTATGTGGCTACAAGGTGGTACCGCTCgcctgagctgctgctggg AGCTCCCTACGGAAAGGCAGTGGACATGTGGTCGGTGGGGTGTATCCTCGGAGAGCTGAGTGACGGACAGCCCTTGTTTCCAGGGGAAAGTGAGATAGATCAG CTCTTCACCATTCAGAAGGTTTTGGGGCCTCTTCCTGCAGAACAGATGAAACTCTTCTACAACAACCCTCGCTTTCATGGAATCAGG tttCCCTCAGTTAGTCATCCTCAGACTTTGGAGAGAAGATACCAAGGCATCTTGAGTGGTTTGATGTTGGATCTGATGAAG AACCTGTTGCTGCTAAACCCGACTGAGCGTTATCTGACAGAGCAGAGTTTGAACCATCCGGCCTTCCAGCCTCTGAGGCaggcagagcgagagaggcCTCCTCCTGCGTCTCCCAACCCACCGCGCTCCTCCAAGAGGAAAACACACCATCATGGAGAGAACACAGTTCCTACAAG GAGTCACACTAAGAGCACGAGCCGTCGCTCCAACAGCAAAGAATGTTCCAGCCTCCCTCGCCACGGCGACCTCCATCACCTCAGCAACAAGAGTTTCCTTAATGGTAACAAACCACCCCCAACCAGTTTAAGTCCTACGCTCCACCCAAAGAGCCAGTACATGTCCCAGACCCTCAATCGTTCTGCCTCATCCAACAAAGACCTGGCGAACAACAACCTGCCACACCTCCTCAGTCCCAAAGAAGCCAAAGGCAAGACAGAGTTTGACTTCAGCTTGGGAGCCTCCCCAAAGCTGGCGGACCACGGGGCGAAGTATGGCCACAGCAAACCCAACTCCTCTcgctctcagcagcagcagcagcagcagcagcagcagcagcaggtcggCCGCCACACCTTTCTGGAAGGCAAGACCAACACACTGCAGTCTGGAGCGGAGAAACAACATGGCCGACATGCCCACAGTATGGCCGACTCTGCCCACGGatccatgtcctcctcctctaagAGTTCAGCCTCTTATCTCAGCCTGTCCAAGAGCCACAGCGCGCTGAGTGATGCCAAATCTGTTGGGAACCTCAGCGATGGCCGACTCCACCCAGATGACCAAAACGCCAACGCAACAGCAGGGGTGGGACCTGGTGCCCGCTTCTTCCCTGCCAGCTGTTTAGACCTCAACGCCCCTTCAGGTCCTCCGGGGCCGCCTGGCAGCCCCTCTGCTCGACACAGTGATCGATCCGGGCACAGCCCCGCCTCTCGTAGCAGCGGCAATGTCCGCATGGAGAGCAGCACACTGGACTCCTCATCCAGACACAAATCCAGACATAAATCTTTAGCACCAG AGGAGGCCGGTGCTCCAGAGCTCTTAGACCCAGGAGGAGCAGGGATGCCCTCCACCCACACTCTGCCTTCCCCACATGAGTCTTATCATTACGGCCTGGGCTAcacctctcccttctcctctcagcAACGGCCTCAGCGCCACTCCATGTACGTGAGGAGGGAGCGCCACCGACCGCACGGGGTGGAGGGCGGGATGGCGGGCCTGCCTGCGCCGGGGCAGGCGATACCGACACGTGCCAGtagcctgcagctcctctcccctcaaCTGCAGCACCGGACCACCCTCACTGGACACTCAGTGAGCTCTTCTAGAGAGGACTGCACTGATGACATGACGAGG AGTGAGCAGTCCCCTAAAGACATGAGCCACCCTTGTGCCCCCATCAAAGACTCTGCGAGGGACaacactgctgcttttcatACACAGCGCTCTAAAAACGAG gTCGGTATGTATCACGACCCTCATGGTGAGGATGGAGGTTCCTCCAAGGAGAACCGGATGATCTTCACTGAGTCCATGCCTCGGAGAGTAGGCAGCTTCTACAGAG TCCCATCCCCGAGACCAGATAACTCCTCCTCTTTCCATGACGGGCAGGGTCGAGGGCCAGTCGTACCTGTTGTACCTGGAGACCCTGTTGCCATGGCCAACCACTCCAAACGCCAGACGGCTTTTGACTG GACCACCGCAGAGGCAATGGTCATGAATCCTCCAGAGCCCaccaaagagaaggaaaagcaaGGCTTCTTCAGagccattaaaaagaaaaagaagaagacacaaaTA ACGGACATGGAGGACGGGAGGAACCCCAGCATCAAGAAAAGCCTTTTCCCCCTCTTTAGCTCTAAGAATAGCTTAAAGCACAACTCAGCTGTGAAAGTCCTACCTGTAGTCGCCTCGCCCATG GTTCCTGGTAACGGACAAGAACACCTGTCCCTGCAGAGGAGCTCCAAGTCGTCCTCTCACCACGGCAGCCGGCGGAAAAACCGGGAGCGATCCCGAGACAGAGACCGGGAGCGAGA caatgACTGGCCACCAGACAAACCAGTAGACTCACACTCTCAG AGTCAACCTCTCAAGTCACTCCGCAGGCTCCTTCAcctctccccttcttcctcaAATCAAggacagcctcctcctcctcctccagacctGCGCTTCCAAGCCCCCCTCCCCAACCCCCCTCAGTCCTCCTCCAAAGCGGGCTATTCTGAGGGTCGAGGGCACGTCGACAGCAGGGGGCACCCCGGGGTGAGCAGCTCCGCCCAGGCTAAGAGCCGCAAGGCCAGCTACCCCCTCCCCGGACAGATTGAGTCCAGCTGGCACGTGTCTGCTTTACAGCGGGCGGAGGGTGCTCAGTTCACCCCCGAACAGCTGGGCATCAAACCAGGGCAGAACGGACCCACTTTTACCCGAGCCTCCCGCACCAGGATGCCAAACCTCAACGACCTGAAGGAGACCGCGCTGTAA